From Candidatus Binataceae bacterium, one genomic window encodes:
- a CDS encoding type II toxin-antitoxin system VapC family toxin, producing the protein MLAVDANLVLRLLTEDDPILTVRARELFERERIFVPKTVILEAGWVLGRSYNFSVMQILHAFERMLSLPNVTCEDAEAVTDAIQWARRGIAFADALHLASSRGA; encoded by the coding sequence GTGCTCGCGGTCGATGCTAATCTTGTCCTCCGGTTGTTGACCGAAGACGATCCGATCCTGACAGTTCGCGCCCGCGAACTTTTCGAACGAGAGCGCATCTTCGTGCCGAAGACTGTGATCCTTGAAGCCGGGTGGGTGCTTGGTCGTTCGTACAACTTTAGTGTAATGCAAATCCTTCACGCTTTCGAGCGAATGTTGTCGCTGCCGAACGTAACCTGTGAGGACGCCGAAGCGGTGACGGATGCGATCCAATGGGCGCGACGCGGTATCGCTTTTGCCGACGCGTTGCACCTGGCGTCGTCGCGCGGCGCTG
- a CDS encoding AbrB/MazE/SpoVT family DNA-binding domain-containing protein: MERTKLSSKGQVILPKAIRDARRWRSGTEFIVEDSGEGVLLRPAKTFKPSTLDEVVGCLRYEGKAKTLKEMDAAISAEVKARRARGRC, from the coding sequence ATGGAGCGAACGAAACTATCGTCGAAAGGTCAGGTGATTCTCCCCAAAGCGATCCGCGATGCGCGGCGCTGGCGGTCGGGCACCGAGTTTATTGTCGAAGATAGCGGCGAAGGGGTGCTCCTGCGCCCCGCGAAGACATTCAAGCCGAGTACTCTCGACGAAGTTGTCGGATGCCTGCGCTACGAGGGAAAGGCCAAGACGCTGAAGGAAATGGACGCGGCCATCTCCGCTGAGGTGAAGGCGCGTCGTGCTCGCGGTCGATGCTAA
- a CDS encoding iron-containing redox enzyme family protein, which produces MAHPSEAFVSEIFAKVKARRSFGRHPFWMKIADGKVSQEGMCVFATQFFLQVREFPRAVSALHSRCYDAGERVKLAESLYEEETGLISGSAPHPELFIRLGLGLGLDREDMVHGKALPSTAALIDWFELSTKDRSFNEGVGAINLAAEGQVPGNFGPFARALEKNYGLSREQVAFFDVHEIADRDHSDVGDHILSRALLSEGERAGVWAAVERSLDLWWQFFDGIERAAS; this is translated from the coding sequence ATGGCACATCCGAGCGAGGCTTTTGTCAGCGAGATATTCGCCAAGGTTAAGGCGCGGCGGTCGTTTGGACGGCATCCGTTCTGGATGAAGATTGCCGACGGCAAAGTCTCGCAGGAAGGGATGTGCGTGTTCGCGACGCAGTTCTTTCTCCAGGTGCGGGAATTCCCCCGCGCCGTGAGCGCACTGCATTCGCGATGCTACGACGCGGGCGAGCGCGTGAAGTTGGCCGAGAGCCTCTACGAAGAGGAGACGGGGCTCATCTCGGGCAGTGCGCCGCATCCTGAGCTTTTCATCCGCCTCGGGCTCGGCCTCGGTCTCGATCGCGAAGACATGGTACATGGCAAGGCACTGCCTTCGACGGCGGCGCTTATCGACTGGTTCGAGCTGTCAACGAAGGATCGCTCGTTCAACGAAGGCGTCGGCGCGATCAACCTCGCCGCCGAGGGCCAGGTCCCGGGCAACTTCGGTCCGTTCGCGCGCGCGCTCGAGAAGAACTACGGGCTGTCGCGCGAGCAAGTCGCTTTTTTTGATGTGCATGAGATCGCCGATCGCGATCACAGCGACGTTGGCGATCACATCCTGAGCCGGGCGCTCCTGAGCGAGGGAGAACGAGCGGGAGTCTGGGCCGCAGTCGAGCGATCGCTGGACCTCTGGTGGCAGTTTTTCGACGGAATCGAGCGCGCTGCGAGCTAG
- the gyrB gene encoding DNA topoisomerase (ATP-hydrolyzing) subunit B, which yields MANKQSSDGYGAESIKVLEGLEAVRKRPGMYIGDTGERGLHHLINEIVDNSVDEALAGFCKLITVVILSDDRIRIEDDGRGIPVDMHPTEKRSALEVVHTVLHAGGKFEKNAYKVSGGLHGVGASVVNALSEEFEVEVYKGGKIYFQRYERGAPKSKVEERGATKEHGTKTTFSPDSLIFKEVKFKYELVARYLREMAYLNAGLRIVLTDDRTNKTEEFHYEGGIAQFVESLTQGNESLHDVIFFKGVKEGVDIEVALQWTDAVHEVIFTYANNIHTVEGGTHLSGLKSALTRTLNTYATKNNLFKNKEMRLEGDDTREGLYGIVSVKIGEPQFEGQTKTKLGNTEVDGLVSSLVNEKLGSYFEETPSVAKKIVVRAIEAATAREAARKAKDLVRRKGALDSGSLPGKLADCQERDPARSELYLVEGASAGGTAKEGRDRKTQAILPLRGKILNVERARIDKMLSSGEIRTLITALGMGVSNDKDIEKLRYHTIVIMTDADVDGSHIRTLLLTFFFRQFIEIIEKGYLYVAQPPLFRAKKGKNERYLKDEAALEDYLTDLGAEAVAFESGKGKDAKEVKGAALKTLVRKVLYYEKMFEALERRSKERKIVTALARLSADKTIDDDSFASEKGAKEMAEAIRKNVKDDNLVYRVEHDGGETHFRAMFTHTGNGTTPPTVVDLTLFHTGELREIRRLMPEIDAFNEPFKVKLSDEVTTYETLDKMAGAVLSAGQKGVEIQRYKGLGEMNPGQLWDTTMDPEKRAMLKVQISSIEEAEEVFGKLMGDQVEPRRQFIEENALNVKNLDI from the coding sequence ATGGCAAACAAACAATCGTCTGACGGCTACGGCGCCGAGTCCATCAAGGTCCTTGAGGGGCTCGAAGCGGTTCGCAAACGCCCGGGTATGTATATCGGCGACACGGGCGAACGCGGACTGCATCACCTCATAAACGAAATCGTCGACAACTCGGTTGACGAAGCGCTCGCGGGCTTCTGTAAGCTGATTACCGTTGTAATCCTGAGCGACGATCGCATCCGGATCGAGGACGACGGCCGCGGTATCCCAGTCGATATGCATCCGACTGAAAAGCGCTCGGCGCTTGAAGTCGTACATACGGTGCTGCACGCGGGCGGCAAGTTCGAGAAAAACGCGTACAAAGTCTCGGGCGGACTCCATGGCGTGGGCGCCTCAGTCGTCAACGCGCTCAGCGAAGAGTTCGAGGTCGAAGTCTACAAGGGCGGCAAGATTTATTTTCAACGCTACGAGCGCGGCGCTCCCAAGAGCAAGGTCGAAGAGCGCGGCGCTACCAAGGAGCACGGCACCAAGACCACTTTCTCGCCCGATTCGCTGATCTTCAAAGAGGTCAAGTTCAAATACGAGCTCGTCGCGCGCTACCTGCGAGAGATGGCGTACCTCAATGCCGGACTCAGGATCGTGCTGACCGACGACCGCACCAACAAGACCGAGGAATTCCACTACGAAGGCGGTATCGCGCAGTTTGTCGAATCGCTGACCCAGGGCAACGAATCGCTCCACGACGTCATCTTCTTCAAGGGCGTTAAGGAAGGCGTCGATATCGAAGTCGCGCTGCAATGGACCGACGCCGTGCACGAGGTGATTTTCACCTACGCCAACAATATCCACACCGTCGAGGGCGGCACGCATCTGTCGGGCCTCAAGTCGGCGCTGACGCGCACGCTCAACACCTACGCGACGAAAAACAATCTCTTCAAGAACAAGGAGATGCGCCTCGAAGGCGACGACACGCGCGAGGGCCTCTACGGAATCGTCAGCGTAAAGATCGGCGAGCCACAGTTCGAAGGTCAGACCAAGACCAAGCTCGGCAACACCGAAGTCGACGGCCTCGTGTCCTCGCTCGTCAATGAAAAGCTCGGCTCATACTTCGAAGAAACGCCTTCGGTAGCCAAGAAGATCGTCGTCCGCGCGATCGAGGCTGCAACTGCGCGCGAGGCCGCCCGCAAAGCGAAGGATCTGGTGCGGCGCAAAGGCGCGCTCGATTCCGGATCGCTGCCGGGCAAGCTCGCCGACTGCCAGGAGCGCGACCCCGCGCGTAGCGAGCTCTACCTCGTCGAGGGCGCGTCGGCAGGCGGCACCGCCAAAGAGGGCCGCGATCGCAAGACGCAGGCGATCCTTCCGCTGCGCGGCAAAATTCTCAACGTCGAGCGCGCGCGTATCGACAAGATGCTCTCCTCGGGCGAGATTCGCACACTGATCACCGCGCTCGGGATGGGCGTCAGCAACGACAAGGACATCGAAAAACTCCGCTATCACACTATCGTCATCATGACCGACGCCGACGTCGACGGCTCGCATATCCGCACGCTGCTGCTGACGTTCTTTTTCCGCCAGTTTATCGAGATTATCGAGAAGGGTTATTTATACGTCGCGCAGCCGCCTCTCTTCCGCGCAAAGAAGGGCAAGAACGAGCGCTACCTGAAGGACGAAGCGGCGCTTGAGGATTATCTCACCGACCTCGGCGCCGAGGCGGTCGCATTCGAATCGGGCAAGGGCAAAGATGCAAAAGAAGTCAAAGGCGCTGCGCTAAAAACGCTCGTGCGCAAGGTGCTTTACTACGAGAAGATGTTCGAGGCGCTCGAGCGCCGCTCCAAGGAGCGCAAGATCGTCACCGCCCTCGCCCGGCTCTCCGCCGACAAGACGATCGACGATGACAGCTTCGCGTCCGAAAAAGGCGCTAAGGAGATGGCCGAGGCGATCAGGAAAAACGTCAAGGACGACAACCTCGTCTATCGCGTCGAGCATGACGGCGGCGAGACGCATTTCCGCGCGATGTTCACGCATACCGGCAACGGCACGACGCCGCCCACGGTCGTCGATCTGACGCTCTTCCACACCGGCGAGCTGCGCGAGATCCGCCGCCTGATGCCCGAAATCGACGCCTTCAACGAACCGTTCAAGGTCAAACTGTCCGACGAAGTGACGACCTACGAAACGCTCGATAAGATGGCAGGCGCGGTTCTCAGCGCCGGGCAGAAGGGCGTCGAAATCCAGCGCTACAAAGGCCTCGGCGAAATGAATCCCGGGCAGCTCTGGGACACGACGATGGATCCCGAGAAGCGCGCGATGCTCAAGGTGCAGATCTCCTCCATCGAAGAAGCCGAAGAAGTCTTCGGCAAGCTGATGGGCGACCAGGTAGAACCCCGCCGCCAGTTCATCGAAGAGAACGCACTCAACGTAAAGAATCTGGATATCTGA
- the gyrA gene encoding DNA gyrase subunit A encodes MPETNGNEPHRNEPALLNIEDDMRQSYLDYAMSVNIGRALPLIQDGLKPVHRRILYAMFREGLLANRKHSKCAGVVGEVLKSYHPHGDAAVYDSLVRMAQPFSLRYPLIDGQGNFGSIDGDPPAAYRYTECRLTRLAERLLADIDKDTVDFGPNFDGTQQEPEVLPAQIPNLLINGSDGIAVGMATNIPPHNLTEICDALLTLIDKPSTTLEQILDIVPGPDFPTGGQLLGRKAIRDAYITGRGSLTMRALSVIETDKRSGRASIIVREIPYQVNKARMIERIAELVNDKRIEGISDLRDESDRDGMRIVIELKRDAEPRVVLNQLHKLSQMQTGYGIIMLGIHEGRPKEMNLLQMLQAFLEHRKVVITRRTRFELREAEARKHVLEGLLIALRNLDAVIKLIRASKDAETARTGLMRQFNLSQIQAQAILDMTLRRLTGLEREKIENEHKEIVELIANLKKILADEKELLKLISDEIKDIRKEFGDARRTQIIEAEGEFSVEDLIVEEDVLVTVTHGGYIKRTPLSLYRTQRRGGRGKIGATTAEEDFVERLERVSTHDRLLFFTSAGKVYELKAYELPEGGRAAKGRSIANLLSLANEETLSAFMPMPKETAGKFVFFATRRGRVKKTAMDEYDNIRSNGIIAINLEDGDSLVDVRITDGNQQIVLSTRVGQAIRFKEEEVRSMGRATAGVVGMELESTTIKEGKTVTLVEDEIVSMSTVRDDETLLTVSELGYGKRTPAEDYRLTHRGGKGVITMNVTDKTGKVISVRQVGLDDQVMLITDGGKIIRLKVKDVRITGRNAQGVHLVRVDTTERVRAVAPLAEKEEDETNGEETNGTGESDE; translated from the coding sequence ATGCCTGAAACCAACGGTAACGAACCTCATCGCAACGAGCCTGCGCTGCTGAATATCGAAGACGACATGCGGCAGTCCTACCTGGACTACGCAATGTCGGTGAATATCGGCCGCGCGCTTCCGCTTATCCAGGACGGCCTCAAGCCCGTTCATCGCCGGATCCTCTACGCGATGTTCCGCGAGGGCCTGCTCGCAAATCGCAAGCATTCCAAGTGCGCCGGCGTGGTTGGCGAGGTCCTCAAGAGTTACCATCCGCACGGCGATGCGGCCGTTTACGATTCTCTGGTGCGCATGGCGCAGCCGTTCAGCCTGCGCTATCCGCTAATCGACGGCCAGGGCAACTTCGGCTCGATCGACGGTGACCCTCCCGCCGCGTACCGCTACACCGAATGCCGCCTCACGCGGCTGGCTGAACGGCTGCTCGCGGACATCGACAAGGACACTGTCGATTTCGGCCCCAACTTCGACGGCACGCAGCAGGAGCCCGAGGTTCTGCCGGCCCAGATTCCGAATCTACTCATCAACGGTTCCGACGGTATCGCGGTCGGGATGGCGACCAATATCCCGCCGCATAACCTGACTGAGATTTGCGACGCATTACTCACTCTCATCGATAAGCCCAGTACTACTCTCGAGCAGATTCTGGATATTGTTCCCGGTCCTGATTTTCCGACCGGCGGACAACTGCTCGGGCGCAAAGCGATTCGCGATGCGTACATTACGGGGCGCGGCTCGCTCACCATGCGCGCGCTGTCGGTGATCGAGACCGACAAGCGCAGCGGACGCGCATCGATTATCGTGCGCGAGATTCCCTACCAGGTGAACAAGGCGCGCATGATCGAGCGCATTGCCGAGCTCGTTAACGACAAGCGCATTGAGGGTATCAGCGATCTGCGCGACGAGTCCGACCGCGACGGGATGCGCATCGTGATCGAACTCAAGCGCGATGCCGAACCGCGCGTCGTGCTCAATCAGCTCCACAAATTGAGCCAGATGCAGACCGGCTACGGCATCATCATGCTCGGCATCCACGAGGGCCGGCCAAAGGAGATGAACCTGCTGCAGATGCTCCAGGCCTTCCTCGAGCATCGCAAGGTCGTCATCACCCGGCGCACCCGTTTCGAGCTGCGCGAAGCCGAGGCGCGCAAGCACGTTTTGGAAGGCTTGCTCATCGCGCTGCGCAATCTCGACGCAGTCATCAAGCTGATTCGCGCTTCGAAGGACGCGGAGACCGCGCGCACTGGACTGATGAGGCAGTTCAATCTGTCGCAAATCCAGGCGCAGGCGATCCTCGATATGACGCTCCGCCGGCTGACCGGCCTCGAGCGCGAGAAGATCGAAAACGAGCACAAGGAAATCGTCGAGCTGATCGCGAACCTCAAGAAGATCCTCGCCGATGAGAAGGAACTGCTGAAACTCATCTCCGACGAGATCAAGGACATCAGGAAGGAATTCGGCGACGCACGCCGCACGCAGATCATCGAGGCCGAAGGCGAATTCTCAGTCGAGGACTTGATCGTCGAAGAGGACGTGCTCGTCACCGTCACACACGGCGGGTACATCAAGCGCACTCCCCTCTCGCTTTATCGCACACAGCGCCGCGGCGGACGCGGCAAGATCGGCGCGACCACGGCAGAAGAGGATTTCGTCGAGCGGCTCGAACGAGTATCGACTCACGACCGCTTATTGTTTTTCACCAGCGCCGGCAAAGTTTATGAGCTGAAGGCGTACGAATTGCCCGAAGGCGGACGCGCCGCCAAGGGCCGCTCGATCGCGAACCTCTTGAGCCTCGCGAACGAGGAAACGCTGTCGGCATTCATGCCGATGCCGAAGGAGACCGCGGGCAAGTTCGTCTTCTTCGCGACCCGGCGCGGCCGCGTGAAGAAGACCGCGATGGACGAGTACGACAATATCCGCAGCAATGGCATCATCGCGATCAATCTCGAAGACGGCGACTCGCTTGTTGACGTTCGAATCACTGACGGCAATCAACAAATTGTGTTGTCAACGCGCGTTGGCCAGGCGATTCGCTTCAAGGAAGAAGAAGTGCGCTCGATGGGCCGCGCGACCGCCGGCGTCGTCGGCATGGAGCTCGAATCGACGACCATCAAAGAGGGTAAGACCGTCACGCTAGTCGAGGACGAAATCGTTTCGATGTCCACGGTGCGCGACGATGAAACTCTTCTCACGGTCTCTGAACTCGGCTACGGCAAACGCACTCCCGCCGAGGACTATCGCCTGACGCATCGCGGCGGCAAAGGCGTCATCACGATGAATGTCACCGATAAGACCGGCAAGGTGATCAGCGTGCGCCAGGTCGGCCTCGACGACCAGGTGATGCTGATAACCGACGGCGGCAAGATCATCCGGCTCAAGGTAAAGGACGTGCGCATCACGGGCCGCAACGCCCAGGGTGTGCACCTGGTGCGCGTCGACACCACCGAAAGAGTCCGCGCCGTAGCACCCCTGGCGGAGAAGGAAGAAGACGAAACCAACGGCGAAGAGACGAACGGCACTGGCGAAAGCGACGAGTAG